CGGCACCAATTGTGAACAGGAATCCGCCTACGCCGCCAGGCAGGCCGGAGCGGATTCTGCGGATATCGTGTTTTTCTCCGATCTCGCCGCGGGAAAAGTCCGCATGGCGGATTATAATTTCCTGATCTGTCCGGGCGGATTCCTGGACGGCGACGACCTTGGAGCGGCCCAGGCCGCGGCCTTGCGCTGGCGTCATGCGACCACTCCGGACGGACGGCCGATTCTAGACCAGTTCAAGGAGTTTTTCGAATCCGGCGCCGTCATTCTCGGTATTTGCAACGGTTTTCAATTGTTGGTCAAGCTCGGCCTGCTTCCGGCCGTTGACGGGAAATACTTCGAACGCCAGGTGTCCTTGTCCTACAATGACTCCGCACGGTTCGAGGACCGCTGGGTGCACCTCAAGGTCAACCCGAACAGTCCCTGCGTTTTCACCAAGGGGCTCGATCGGCTGCACATCCCCATCCGGCACGGCGAAGGAAAGATCATTCCCAAGGATGAAGCCCTGCTGGAACGACTCCAATCCGACAATCTCATTGCCTTGCAATATGCCGACCCGGAGTCGGGCGAGCCGACCATGGAATATCCCTTCAACCCCAACGGCTCCCCTCTGGCCATCGCCGGACTCACCGACCCGTCGGGCCGCGTGCTCGGCTTGATGCCCCATCCCGAAGCATACAACCATCCGACCAACCACCCCGCCTGGACCCGAGGCGAAGGCGGAACGCTCGGCCTGGCCCTGATCGAGGGCGGCGTTCGCCATCTCAAGAGGAACTAGGGCGTGGCCCGACCCGACCCGACTCCGCCGGATCAATCCGTTCTGCCGTTGACCTACGGAGAAATGATGCGGCTGGCGCTGCATCAGGCGCGTCTCGCCGGAGCTTCGCAGGAGGCTCCGGTGGGCGCGATCCTGCTTGACCCTTCCAGCGGGGAGATTCTCGCCTCCGCCCACAACGCTCCGATTTCCGATCACGACCCCACGGCTCATGCCGAAATTCTTTGTCTGCGCCGCGCTGCCGAGCGTATCGGGAATTACCGTCTTCCCGGAACGATTCTGGCCGTTACGCTGGAGCCCTGCCTGATGTGCGTGGGGGCCATGATCCACGCTCGCGTTGCCGGCGTTGTCGTGGGAACCGCTGATCCGCGCACAGGCGCGCTTTTCACCCAACTGAACGGAGCCGCGCTTTCCTGGACCAACCACAAGATGTGGGTCGTTCGAGACGTCCTCGCTTCGAACTGCGCTGATTTGTTGCGTACATTCTTTCGTTCCCGCCGCTGACGCATTTCCTACCACGACAGTCTGAATTATCCGGCTTCATTGACAAACCCGGAATCGTGTCGCATCTCTTCAGGTCTTAAAATTTCGATCAACCAGGAGGATCAGATATGAAAATCGCGGTTCCCACTCGTGACGGCATTGTGGACGAGCATTTCGGTCATTGCGACCACTACACGATATATGAAGTCGTTGACGGCAAGCTTGGTGCCGGAGCCCGGTTGGAATCGCCGCAAGGCTGCGGCTGCAAGTCCAACATCGCCAGCGTGCTCAAGGAAATGGGCGTCCACACCATGCTCGCCGGAAACATCGGCCAGGGCGCGGTGAACGTGCTTTCCCAGAGCGGCATCAACGTGGTGCGCGGCTGCAACGGCAAGGTCGAGGAAGTGGCCGAGGCGTTCCTGGCGGGCAAAATCAAGGATCAACCCATCATCTGCGACCATCACGAGTGCAGTCACTGACCCTTGCCCCCGCAGTCCACGCGGGAAAAGGGTTGCGCCCGACTCCGTGAACGTTTATACATCTCTTCCCGTTTGCGCGGCTCTTGCCGCCCTCATGCGGAGAGGTAGCGAAGTCCGGCCGTAACGCGCTCGACTCGAAATCGAGTTACGGGTTAATAGCCCGTACGT
This portion of the Paucidesulfovibrio longus DSM 6739 genome encodes:
- a CDS encoding NifB/NifX family molybdenum-iron cluster-binding protein produces the protein MKIAVPTRDGIVDEHFGHCDHYTIYEVVDGKLGAGARLESPQGCGCKSNIASVLKEMGVHTMLAGNIGQGAVNVLSQSGINVVRGCNGKVEEVAEAFLAGKIKDQPIICDHHECSH
- a CDS encoding nucleoside deaminase, with product MARPDPTPPDQSVLPLTYGEMMRLALHQARLAGASQEAPVGAILLDPSSGEILASAHNAPISDHDPTAHAEILCLRRAAERIGNYRLPGTILAVTLEPCLMCVGAMIHARVAGVVVGTADPRTGALFTQLNGAALSWTNHKMWVVRDVLASNCADLLRTFFRSRR
- a CDS encoding phosphoribosylformylglycinamidine synthase subunit PurQ, with the translated sequence MAPVNALVLTGYGTNCEQESAYAARQAGADSADIVFFSDLAAGKVRMADYNFLICPGGFLDGDDLGAAQAAALRWRHATTPDGRPILDQFKEFFESGAVILGICNGFQLLVKLGLLPAVDGKYFERQVSLSYNDSARFEDRWVHLKVNPNSPCVFTKGLDRLHIPIRHGEGKIIPKDEALLERLQSDNLIALQYADPESGEPTMEYPFNPNGSPLAIAGLTDPSGRVLGLMPHPEAYNHPTNHPAWTRGEGGTLGLALIEGGVRHLKRN